A DNA window from Hydrogenophaga taeniospiralis contains the following coding sequences:
- a CDS encoding DUF58 domain-containing protein, with the protein MLFGLFKSRPAQPPPSVVAPVEKADALLRRLEWTVIRRLDGLLQGDYRTLMRGSGLDLADLREYQHHDDVRHIDWNVTARLQTPHVRVFTEDREMAAWFLLDLSPSVDFGSGDQRKSEVLRDVVAVLARLITRHGNRVGALLYGSRGQPGVDEVLPARGGRVHLLRLMHLLNTPAALRTPPSRGRHQPSGKAGPAVSLAKSGSSASAFGGPTRLADLLSAAVHTVRQRSTVFVVSDFISEPGWEQPLGELARRHDVVAVRLLDPLELELPDLGLIPIRDAETGEQLLVDTHDKGFRQRFARIAAQREAQLRESLARAGVDTLELATDDDLADAVLRFVELRRRRSSLRAGLGGHLGARATSPRPAAAVRSTEGAL; encoded by the coding sequence ATGCTGTTCGGCCTCTTCAAATCCCGCCCGGCGCAGCCGCCGCCTTCGGTCGTGGCGCCGGTCGAAAAGGCAGACGCCCTGCTGCGCCGCCTGGAGTGGACCGTGATCCGCCGGCTCGACGGCCTGCTGCAGGGCGACTACCGCACCCTCATGCGGGGCAGCGGGCTGGATCTGGCCGACCTGCGCGAATACCAGCACCACGACGACGTGCGCCACATCGACTGGAACGTCACCGCCCGGCTGCAGACACCGCATGTGCGCGTGTTCACCGAAGACCGCGAGATGGCCGCCTGGTTTCTGCTGGACCTCAGCCCCTCGGTCGATTTCGGTTCGGGCGATCAGCGCAAGAGCGAGGTGCTGCGCGACGTGGTGGCGGTGCTGGCCCGGCTCATCACGCGCCACGGCAACCGGGTCGGGGCGCTGCTGTACGGATCGCGCGGCCAGCCCGGTGTGGACGAGGTCTTGCCCGCGCGCGGCGGGCGCGTGCACTTGCTGCGCCTGATGCATTTGCTGAACACCCCGGCCGCGCTGCGCACGCCCCCCTCAAGGGGGCGACACCAGCCGTCCGGCAAAGCCGGCCCGGCGGTGTCCCTGGCAAAGTCGGGATCCAGCGCATCGGCATTTGGTGGCCCCACGCGGCTGGCCGATCTGCTGAGCGCGGCGGTGCACACCGTGCGCCAGCGCTCCACGGTGTTCGTGGTGTCCGACTTCATCAGCGAGCCCGGCTGGGAGCAGCCGCTGGGTGAGCTGGCGCGCCGGCACGATGTGGTGGCGGTGCGCCTGCTCGACCCACTGGAGCTGGAGCTGCCCGACCTCGGGCTGATCCCCATCCGCGACGCCGAGACCGGCGAGCAGTTGCTGGTGGACACCCACGACAAGGGCTTTCGCCAGCGCTTCGCGCGCATCGCGGCCCAGCGCGAGGCGCAGCTGCGCGAGAGCCTGGCGCGCGCCGGCGTGGACACGCTGGAGCTCGCCACCGACGACGACCTGGCCGACGCGGTGCTGCGCTTCGTGGAGCTGCGCCGGCGCCGCAGCAGCCTGCGCGCCGGCCTGGGCGGACACCTGGGCGCGCGGGCCACGAGCCCCCGCCCGGCCGCCGCAGTGCGCAGCACGGAGGGCGCTTTATGA
- a CDS encoding AAA family ATPase, whose protein sequence is MSENSSPDTALLMEQILYEVKRVVVGQDRFLERVMVALLAQGHLLVEGVPGLAKTLTVKTLANVVQGQFKRIQFTPDLVPADLMGTRIYNQKTGEFSTSLGPVFANLLLADEINRAPAKVQSALLEVMQERQVTIAGVSHPVPSPFLVMATQNPIETEGTYPLPEAQVDRFMMKVLVDYPSDEEEFVIVERVTGPAVQVQAVATTDQLAALQALCREVYVDPSLVQYAVRLVSATRTPEKHGLKDFARLLTYGASPRATIGLVEGARALAMLRGRNYALPEDMSDLVPDVLRHRLVLSYEGLSEGLDADDLVARIMDAVTPPAKPLEHEKRAA, encoded by the coding sequence ATGAGCGAGAACAGCAGCCCCGACACCGCCCTGCTCATGGAGCAGATCCTTTACGAAGTGAAGCGCGTGGTGGTCGGGCAGGACCGGTTCCTGGAGCGGGTCATGGTGGCCCTGCTGGCCCAGGGCCACCTGCTGGTCGAGGGCGTGCCCGGGCTGGCCAAGACGCTCACCGTGAAGACGCTGGCCAACGTGGTGCAGGGGCAGTTCAAGCGCATCCAGTTCACGCCCGACCTGGTGCCCGCCGACCTCATGGGCACGCGCATCTACAACCAGAAGACCGGCGAGTTCAGCACCTCGCTCGGGCCCGTGTTCGCCAACCTGCTGCTGGCCGACGAGATCAACCGCGCGCCGGCCAAGGTGCAGAGCGCGCTGCTGGAGGTGATGCAGGAGCGGCAGGTCACCATCGCCGGTGTGTCGCACCCGGTGCCCAGCCCCTTCCTGGTGATGGCGACGCAGAACCCGATCGAGACCGAAGGCACCTACCCGCTGCCCGAGGCGCAGGTGGACCGCTTCATGATGAAGGTGCTGGTGGACTACCCGAGCGACGAAGAGGAGTTCGTCATCGTCGAACGCGTCACCGGCCCGGCGGTGCAGGTGCAGGCCGTGGCCACCACCGATCAGCTCGCCGCGCTGCAGGCCTTGTGCCGCGAGGTCTATGTGGACCCGTCGCTGGTGCAGTACGCGGTGCGCCTGGTGTCGGCCACGCGCACGCCCGAGAAACACGGTCTGAAAGACTTCGCGCGCCTCCTCACCTACGGCGCCAGCCCGCGCGCCACCATCGGCCTGGTGGAGGGCGCGCGCGCGCTGGCCATGCTGCGCGGACGCAACTACGCGCTGCCCGAAGACATGAGCGACCTCGTGCCCGACGTGCTGCGGCACCGGCTGGTGTTGTCCTACGAGGGCCTGTCGGAGGGGCTTGATGCCGACGACCTGGTGGCGCGCATCATGGACGCCGTGACGCCACCAGCGAAGCCGCTGGAACACGAAAAGCGCGCGGCTTGA